From Candidatus Omnitrophota bacterium, the proteins below share one genomic window:
- a CDS encoding HD domain-containing phosphohydrolase: protein MPRMVDLIGGSGGVRDGGDNFENKKKDRDYLSMSKKIISAMKNEDTEAKKDMAVLYERIVRAASQLLEKTREKGDMASCMREAYAVFDELFNKLVTGESILEEIYETREGYYLPYHIANMIVLASFLGIKMGLNKSRLGQLGQAALFCDIGLDRYKDIISKPDKLDQKELELIKKHVADSIEILDGIPHISKTVKDAIIEHHERTDGSGYPDGLKMDEISDYAKIIGLVDTYDALTNDRPYREGGNAHETIKLLLSSLKGSFDHDTMRSLLNALSLYPIGTLAELDTGEIARVIGVEPGSPLKPIVMVVQDYSGNPAKEKKIINLAVTDSISIVNSK from the coding sequence ATGCCCAGAATGGTTGATCTCATAGGCGGTTCAGGCGGTGTCCGGGACGGGGGAGATAATTTCGAAAACAAAAAGAAAGACAGGGACTATCTGTCTATGTCAAAAAAGATAATATCCGCCATGAAGAACGAAGATACGGAAGCCAAAAAAGATATGGCCGTTTTGTACGAAAGGATCGTCCGGGCAGCGTCCCAATTGCTTGAGAAGACAAGGGAGAAGGGGGATATGGCCTCCTGTATGCGGGAGGCTTACGCTGTTTTCGATGAGCTCTTCAATAAGCTTGTCACGGGGGAGTCTATACTGGAAGAGATATACGAGACGCGGGAAGGGTACTATTTACCGTATCATATAGCCAACATGATCGTCCTGGCGTCTTTCTTAGGTATAAAGATGGGCTTGAATAAGTCCAGGCTGGGACAGCTGGGCCAGGCGGCTCTGTTCTGCGATATCGGCCTTGACCGGTATAAAGATATCATCTCTAAACCGGACAAGCTGGACCAGAAAGAGTTGGAGTTAATAAAAAAGCATGTCGCGGACAGCATCGAAATCCTGGACGGGATCCCGCATATCAGTAAAACCGTTAAAGACGCGATAATAGAGCATCACGAGAGGACGGACGGCAGCGGTTACCCGGACGGTTTGAAGATGGATGAAATCAGCGATTACGCGAAGATAATAGGGCTGGTAGACACTTATGACGCGTTGACTAACGACAGGCCGTATCGCGAAGGGGGGAACGCCCACGAGACGATAAAGCTTCTCCTGAGTTCGTTGAAAGGAAGTTTTGACCATGATACGATGAGGTCTCTCTTGAACGCGTTATCCCTGTATCCTATAGGAACTCTTGCCGAACTGGATACGGGAGAGATCGCGCGGGTAATCGGGGTAGAGCCGGGCTCACCGTTGAAACCTATAGTGATGGTAGTCCAGGATTACTCCGGGAATCCCGCAAAAGAAAAGAAGATCATTAATCTTGCCGTCACCGACTCGATATCGATAGTAAACTCCAAATAA
- a CDS encoding AAA family ATPase, whose product MYETYWGLKEKPFENTPDPKFMYYSSRHEEALARILYGIREGKGAVMLTGDYGSGKTVLSRIVINGLLKGKEYEVALLTHPYLTSAQLIQEIFYQLTGDYRKMPKAQMIHEFQNVIYKNFSANKRTVLIVDEAQIIKHKETFDELRLLLNFQHDDRFFVTLVLIGQPELRQKVATMPQLAQRLAVTYHLTGLGRDEVAKYVNHRLNVAGRASEIFTPSAVDAICDYSGGIPRKINNICDMALFMGFGSELKNIDIDFMKKVGDDMTMEIAQYAQNG is encoded by the coding sequence ATGTACGAGACATATTGGGGGCTGAAAGAGAAGCCTTTCGAGAACACGCCCGATCCGAAATTCATGTATTACTCCTCCAGGCATGAAGAAGCGCTGGCGAGGATATTATACGGCATCAGGGAGGGGAAAGGCGCTGTAATGCTCACCGGGGACTACGGCTCCGGCAAGACGGTCTTAAGCCGTATCGTGATAAACGGCCTGCTCAAGGGCAAAGAATACGAAGTAGCCCTGCTGACTCACCCGTACCTGACTTCCGCCCAGCTCATCCAGGAGATATTCTACCAGCTTACCGGCGATTACCGTAAAATGCCGAAAGCGCAGATGATACACGAATTCCAAAACGTGATTTATAAGAATTTCAGCGCGAATAAGCGGACCGTCCTCATAGTGGACGAGGCGCAGATAATTAAACATAAAGAGACGTTCGACGAATTGAGGCTCCTGCTCAATTTCCAGCATGATGACCGTTTTTTCGTGACCCTGGTATTGATCGGCCAACCGGAATTACGCCAAAAAGTCGCTACCATGCCGCAGCTGGCGCAAAGGCTGGCGGTGACATACCATCTGACCGGGCTCGGCCGCGATGAGGTGGCTAAATATGTAAATCATCGTTTGAATGTGGCCGGCAGGGCCTCCGAGATATTCACCCCGTCCGCGGTAGACGCTATCTGCGATTATTCCGGAGGCATACCCCGCAAGATCAACAATATCTGCGACATGGCGCTTTTTATGGGTTTCGGCAGCGAGCTGAAAAATATCGACATAGATTTCATGAAAAAGGTCGGTGATGATATGACAATGGAGATCGCGCAGTATGCCCAGAATGGTTGA